Proteins encoded together in one Anaerotignum propionicum DSM 1682 window:
- the pheS gene encoding phenylalanine--tRNA ligase subunit alpha: MKDMLKLIHDKAIAAFHEATEMKDIEDMKVKYLGKKGELTAILKEMGKLSAEERPIIGQLANEVRQDIENKLEEAKKRLEAAEISKRLETEKIDVTMPGKPQPSGHKHPMSIVIDEISNIFMGMGYEVIEGPEVEQEYYNFEALNIPANHPARDEQDTFYIGNGILLRTQTSPIQVRTMEKGKMPIRMISPGTVYRSDEVDATHSPVFHQLEGLVIDKNITMGDLKGALAVFAKELFGEDTKVRFRPHHFPFTEPSAEMDVTCFACGGEGCRVCKGEGYIELLGCGMVHPKVLKMSGIDPDEYSGFAFGMGLERVAMQRYGITDMRLLFENDVKFLKQF; this comes from the coding sequence GAAATATCTGGGAAAAAAGGGTGAATTAACTGCCATTTTAAAAGAAATGGGCAAGCTTTCTGCGGAAGAACGTCCCATTATTGGTCAGCTGGCCAATGAAGTAAGACAGGACATTGAAAATAAATTGGAGGAAGCAAAAAAACGTCTGGAAGCGGCTGAAATTTCTAAACGTTTGGAAACCGAAAAAATTGACGTTACCATGCCTGGTAAACCACAACCCAGTGGACATAAGCATCCTATGAGCATTGTAATCGATGAAATTTCAAATATTTTCATGGGTATGGGCTATGAAGTGATTGAAGGCCCAGAGGTAGAACAAGAGTATTATAACTTTGAAGCTTTGAACATTCCTGCAAACCATCCCGCAAGAGATGAACAGGATACCTTCTACATTGGCAATGGCATTTTATTGAGAACACAAACCTCTCCTATTCAGGTTCGTACCATGGAAAAGGGCAAAATGCCTATTCGTATGATTTCCCCCGGTACGGTTTATCGTTCTGATGAGGTGGATGCAACCCATTCTCCTGTGTTCCACCAGTTAGAAGGCCTTGTAATTGATAAAAATATTACCATGGGCGACTTAAAGGGCGCTTTGGCGGTATTTGCGAAAGAATTATTTGGCGAAGACACAAAAGTACGTTTCCGTCCTCATCATTTCCCATTCACAGAACCCAGTGCAGAAATGGATGTAACTTGCTTTGCTTGTGGTGGTGAAGGCTGTCGTGTTTGTAAGGGAGAAGGCTATATCGAGCTTTTAGGCTGTGGTATGGTGCATCCTAAGGTCTTGAAAATGAGCGGAATTGATCCCGACGAATACAGCGGTTTTGCTTTCGGTATGGGCCTTGAGCGTGTTGCAATGCAGCGCTATGGCATTACCGATATGAGACTACTATTTGAAAACGACGTGAAATTCTTGAAACAATTCTAA